One genomic segment of Streptomyces sp. NBC_00239 includes these proteins:
- the rho gene encoding transcription termination factor Rho, translating to MSDTTDLMGVADSSVDTSAPAAGSAPKRRRSGTGLDGMVLAELQQVASGLGIRGTARMRKSQLIEVIKETQAGGGSAPKVADSTADAEAKPKRRATSKARTAEAAEAPAAVRAEKPAAQQQIDIPGQPAGGPSRASEAERGGDDQPAGERRRRRATAPSGSPEQAAAVQTEQKTETVQAEAKADAGAVQTQEGAAEGRGRRDRRDRGERAERGQRDRRDRAAKGDEQQGAQQERQQDRQDRGQGGQGGQQGGQDRGQGGQRQQQGGRGGQAQQGRQDGRQDNGPQDDFDDEGGRRGRRGRYRDRRGRRGREEFGPAEPQVADDDVLIPVAGILDILDNYAFIRTSGYLPGPNDVYVSLAQVRKSGLRKGDHVTGAVRQPKDGERREKFNALVRLDSCNGMAPESGRGRPEFQKLTPLYPQDRLRLETDPGVLTTRIIDLVSPIGKGQRGLIVAPPKTGKTMIMQAIANAITTNNPECHLMVVLVDERPEEVTDMQRSVKGEVISSTFDRPAEDHTTVAELAIERAKRLVELGHDVVVLLDSITRLGRAYNLAAPASGRILSGGVDSTALYPPKRFFGAARNIEDGGSLTILATALVDTGSRMDEVIFEEFKGTGNMELKLDRKLADKRIFPAVDVDPSGTRKEEILLNAEELAIVWKLRRVLHALDSQQAIELLLDKMKQTKSNAEFLMQIAKTTPSGKNDD from the coding sequence GTGAGCGACACCACCGATCTGATGGGCGTTGCCGACAGCTCTGTCGACACCAGCGCGCCCGCCGCGGGCTCCGCCCCCAAGCGCCGCCGCTCCGGCACCGGCCTTGACGGCATGGTCCTGGCCGAGCTGCAGCAGGTTGCCTCGGGCCTCGGGATCCGGGGCACCGCGCGGATGCGCAAGAGCCAGCTGATCGAGGTCATCAAGGAGACGCAGGCCGGCGGCGGCAGCGCCCCCAAGGTCGCGGACTCCACCGCCGACGCCGAGGCCAAGCCGAAGCGCCGCGCCACCTCCAAGGCCCGTACGGCCGAGGCCGCCGAGGCCCCGGCCGCCGTGCGCGCCGAGAAGCCCGCTGCCCAGCAGCAGATCGACATCCCGGGCCAGCCGGCAGGCGGCCCCTCCCGCGCGAGCGAAGCCGAGCGCGGGGGAGACGACCAGCCGGCCGGCGAGCGCCGCCGCCGTCGGGCCACCGCCCCGTCGGGCAGCCCCGAGCAGGCCGCCGCCGTGCAGACCGAGCAGAAGACCGAGACCGTCCAGGCCGAGGCCAAGGCCGACGCCGGCGCGGTCCAGACCCAGGAGGGCGCGGCCGAGGGCCGTGGCCGCCGGGACCGCCGCGACCGCGGTGAGCGCGCCGAGCGGGGTCAGCGCGACCGCCGCGACCGCGCCGCCAAGGGCGACGAGCAGCAGGGTGCCCAGCAGGAGCGCCAGCAGGACCGTCAGGACCGCGGCCAGGGCGGTCAGGGTGGCCAGCAGGGCGGCCAGGACCGCGGTCAGGGCGGCCAGCGCCAGCAGCAGGGCGGCCGTGGCGGCCAGGCCCAGCAGGGCCGTCAGGACGGCCGCCAGGACAACGGTCCCCAGGACGACTTCGACGACGAGGGCGGCCGTCGTGGCCGTCGCGGCCGCTACCGCGACCGTCGTGGCCGTCGTGGCCGCGAGGAGTTCGGCCCGGCCGAGCCGCAGGTCGCCGACGACGACGTCCTGATCCCCGTCGCGGGCATCCTCGACATCCTCGACAACTACGCGTTCATCCGGACCTCGGGCTACCTGCCCGGCCCGAACGACGTGTACGTCTCCCTCGCCCAGGTCCGCAAGAGCGGTCTGCGCAAGGGCGACCACGTCACGGGTGCGGTCCGCCAGCCCAAGGACGGCGAGCGCCGCGAGAAGTTCAACGCGCTCGTGCGCCTCGACTCGTGCAACGGCATGGCGCCGGAGTCCGGCCGCGGCCGCCCCGAGTTCCAGAAGCTGACCCCGCTGTACCCGCAGGACCGGCTCCGTCTGGAGACCGACCCGGGCGTGCTGACCACCCGCATCATCGACCTCGTGTCGCCGATCGGCAAGGGCCAGCGCGGTCTGATCGTGGCCCCGCCGAAGACCGGCAAGACCATGATCATGCAGGCGATCGCCAACGCGATCACCACCAACAACCCCGAGTGCCACCTGATGGTCGTCCTGGTCGACGAGCGTCCGGAAGAGGTCACCGACATGCAGCGGTCGGTCAAGGGCGAGGTCATCTCCTCGACCTTCGACCGTCCGGCCGAGGACCACACCACCGTCGCCGAGCTGGCCATCGAGCGCGCCAAGCGTCTCGTCGAGCTGGGTCACGACGTGGTCGTCCTGCTGGACTCCATCACCCGCCTGGGCCGCGCGTACAACCTCGCGGCGCCCGCCTCCGGCCGCATCCTGTCCGGTGGTGTCGACTCGACCGCGCTGTACCCGCCGAAGCGCTTCTTCGGTGCCGCGCGCAACATCGAGGACGGCGGCTCGCTGACCATCCTGGCCACCGCGCTGGTCGACACCGGCTCGCGCATGGACGAGGTGATCTTCGAGGAGTTCAAGGGCACCGGCAACATGGAGCTCAAGCTCGACCGCAAGCTCGCCGACAAGCGCATCTTCCCGGCTGTCGACGTCGACCCGTCGGGCACCCGCAAGGAGGAGATCCTCCTCAACGCGGAGGAGCTCGCCATCGTGTGGAAGCTGCGCCGGGTGCTGCACGCGCTCGACTCGCAGCAGGCGATCGAGCTGCTCCTCGACAAGATGAAGCAGACCAAGTCGAACGCCGAGTTCCTGATGCAGATCGCCAAGACGACCCCGTCGGGCAAGAACGACGACTGA
- the thrC gene encoding threonine synthase, translating to MTANRTHQWRGIIEEYRHRLPVSDTTPVVTLREGGTPLVPAQALSERTGCEVHLKVEGANPTGSFKDRGMTMAITKAKEDGAKAVICASTGNTSASAAAYAVRAGMVSAVLVPQGKIALGKMGQALVHGARILQVDGNFDDCLALARSLSENYPVALVNSVNPVRIEGQKTAAFEIVDALGDAPDIHVLPVGNAGNITAYWKGFKEYAADGLATRTPRIWGFQASGSAPIVRGEVVKEPHTIATAIRIGNPASWDFALQARDESGGFIDEVTDRQILSAYRLLAAQEGVFVEPASAASVAGLLKAAELGLVDPGQTIVCTVTGNGLKDPDWAVAGAPQPVTVPVDAEAAAARLGLA from the coding sequence ATGACCGCGAATCGCACCCACCAGTGGCGCGGCATCATCGAGGAGTACCGCCACCGCCTCCCGGTGTCCGACACGACCCCCGTGGTCACGCTCCGCGAGGGCGGTACGCCCCTCGTCCCCGCGCAGGCCCTCTCCGAGCGCACGGGTTGTGAGGTGCACCTCAAGGTCGAGGGCGCCAACCCGACCGGTTCCTTCAAGGACCGCGGCATGACGATGGCCATCACCAAGGCGAAGGAGGACGGCGCCAAGGCCGTCATCTGCGCCTCCACCGGCAACACCTCCGCCTCCGCCGCCGCGTACGCGGTCCGCGCGGGCATGGTCAGCGCCGTGCTGGTGCCGCAGGGCAAGATCGCCCTCGGCAAGATGGGGCAGGCGCTCGTGCACGGCGCCCGCATCCTCCAGGTCGACGGCAACTTCGACGACTGCCTGGCCCTCGCCCGCAGCCTGTCCGAGAACTACCCGGTGGCGCTGGTCAATTCGGTGAACCCGGTGCGCATCGAGGGCCAGAAGACGGCCGCGTTCGAGATCGTGGACGCGCTCGGCGACGCCCCCGACATCCACGTCCTGCCGGTGGGCAACGCGGGCAACATCACCGCGTACTGGAAGGGCTTCAAGGAGTACGCGGCCGACGGCCTGGCCACCCGCACCCCGCGGATCTGGGGCTTCCAGGCCTCCGGTTCGGCGCCCATCGTGCGCGGCGAGGTCGTCAAGGAGCCGCACACCATCGCCACCGCGATCCGGATCGGCAACCCGGCCTCCTGGGACTTCGCCCTGCAGGCCCGGGACGAGTCCGGCGGCTTCATCGACGAGGTGACGGACCGCCAGATCCTGTCCGCCTACCGCCTGTTGGCCGCGCAGGAGGGCGTGTTCGTGGAGCCCGCCTCCGCCGCGTCGGTCGCCGGTCTGCTCAAGGCCGCCGAACTGGGCCTGGTGGACCCGGGCCAGACGATCGTCTGCACCGTCACCGGCAACGGTCTGAAGGACCCCGACTGGGCGGTCGCCGGCGCTCCGCAGCCGGTCACCGTGCCGGTCGACGCCGAGGCCGCCGCCGCGCGGCTGGGCCTGGCGTAG
- the lysA gene encoding diaminopimelate decarboxylase encodes MSRSAHPAGPRHGDVLPESHYSAPPADLNALDEKVWSKTVARGADGVVTVAGIEVTRLAEEFGTPAYFLDEADFRERCRAWAHAFGPGADVFYAGKAFLSKAVVRWLKEEGLNLDVCSGGELATALAAEMPAERIAFHGNNKSTAEIGQAIGAGVGRIVLDSFQEIARVAHIAAGLGVRQRVQIRVTVGVEAHTHEFIATAHEDQKFGIAVADGTAAEAVRRALGHDSLELIGIHSHIGSQIFDMAGFEVSARRVVQLLAAVRDEHGVELPEIDLGGGLGIAYTSDDDPREPHEIAKALTEIVTRECESAGLRTPRISVEPGRAIVGPTAFTLYEVGTIKPLEGLRTYVSVDGGMSDNIRTALYDAEYSVALVSRRSDAEPMLSRVVGKHCESGDIVVRDAFLPADLAPGDLIAVPATGAYCRSMASNYNHALRPPVVAVRDGKGRVIVRRETEEDLLRLDLG; translated from the coding sequence ATGAGCCGTTCCGCGCACCCCGCAGGGCCCCGCCACGGGGACGTCCTCCCCGAGAGCCACTACTCGGCCCCGCCCGCCGACCTCAACGCCCTCGACGAGAAGGTGTGGTCGAAGACCGTCGCGCGGGGCGCCGACGGGGTCGTCACCGTCGCCGGCATCGAAGTGACCCGGCTCGCCGAGGAGTTCGGGACCCCCGCCTACTTCCTCGACGAAGCGGACTTCCGCGAGCGCTGCCGCGCCTGGGCGCACGCCTTCGGGCCCGGTGCCGACGTCTTCTACGCCGGGAAGGCGTTCCTCTCCAAGGCGGTCGTGCGCTGGCTGAAGGAGGAAGGACTCAACCTCGACGTCTGCTCGGGCGGCGAACTCGCCACCGCGCTCGCCGCCGAGATGCCCGCCGAGCGGATCGCCTTCCACGGCAACAACAAGTCCACCGCGGAGATCGGCCAGGCCATCGGCGCCGGCGTCGGCCGGATCGTCCTCGACTCCTTCCAGGAGATCGCCCGCGTCGCGCACATCGCCGCCGGGCTCGGCGTCCGCCAGCGCGTCCAGATCCGCGTCACCGTCGGCGTCGAGGCGCACACCCACGAGTTCATCGCCACCGCGCACGAGGACCAGAAGTTCGGCATCGCCGTCGCCGACGGCACCGCCGCGGAGGCCGTCCGGCGCGCCCTGGGTCACGACAGCCTCGAACTCATCGGCATCCACTCGCACATCGGCTCGCAGATCTTCGACATGGCCGGCTTCGAGGTGTCGGCCCGCCGGGTGGTCCAGCTGCTCGCCGCCGTCCGCGACGAGCACGGCGTCGAACTGCCCGAGATCGACCTCGGCGGCGGCCTCGGCATCGCCTACACCTCCGACGACGACCCCCGCGAGCCCCACGAGATCGCCAAGGCGCTCACCGAGATCGTCACCCGCGAGTGCGAGTCCGCGGGACTGCGGACGCCCCGCATCTCCGTGGAGCCCGGCCGCGCCATCGTCGGCCCGACCGCCTTCACGCTCTACGAGGTCGGCACCATCAAGCCCCTGGAGGGGCTGCGTACGTACGTGAGCGTCGACGGCGGCATGTCGGACAACATCCGCACCGCGCTCTACGACGCCGAATACAGCGTCGCGCTCGTGTCGCGGCGCTCCGACGCGGAGCCCATGCTCTCCCGCGTCGTCGGCAAGCACTGCGAGAGCGGCGACATCGTGGTCCGCGACGCCTTCCTCCCCGCCGACCTGGCGCCGGGCGACCTGATCGCCGTCCCGGCCACCGGCGCGTACTGCCGTTCCATGGCCAGCAACTACAACCACGCCCTGCGTCCGCCGGTCGTCGCCGTGCGCGACGGCAAGGGCCGGGTGATCGTCCGGCGCGAGACGGAGGAGGATCTACTGCGACTCGACCTCGGATGA
- the nrtL gene encoding ArgS-related anticodon-binding protein NrtL, whose amino-acid sequence MTPADLSRTVVRAVRGAVEDGELRVPVPERVVVERTRPGGVGEYACNVALRLAREAGRPPREVAALLAGRLAGTRGIAAVEITGPGFLNFSLASQTGLLAAVSAQGIRYGHGDALAGQVYSFPSPSPSPSPSPSPSPSPSPSPSPFPSGPEAGPTAPVAPTAPVAPTTSAASAAPLDPAGPRGVVVRGAVARLLQAQGALVHTQGASVVDRDPTPTPDNAPDSSPDPTPTPDSSPDPTPDNAPDDAPTPLSLAIAPAARRDDDAFARVGVADVVWLMLATPLKETPKLPAGPLAQDESNPCFLVRYAHSRARAAVRDAARLGYTPDRAPDRVHDDPSLDPVHDRGAPAPALLAALAEYPLVLEAAAHHRAPERLARHLVTVADALVDCSYDVLPKGDEKPSAAHRSRLALVEAAGTVLAGGLSLLGIDAPDTL is encoded by the coding sequence GTGACCCCCGCAGACCTCTCCCGTACCGTCGTACGCGCCGTGCGCGGCGCCGTCGAGGACGGGGAGCTGCGCGTTCCGGTGCCCGAACGGGTGGTGGTCGAGCGGACCCGGCCCGGCGGGGTGGGGGAGTACGCGTGCAACGTGGCGCTCCGGCTCGCCCGCGAGGCGGGACGGCCGCCGCGCGAGGTCGCCGCGCTCCTCGCCGGACGCCTGGCCGGCACCCGCGGGATCGCCGCCGTGGAAATCACCGGACCCGGTTTCCTCAACTTCTCGCTCGCCTCGCAGACGGGCCTCCTCGCCGCCGTCTCCGCGCAGGGCATCCGGTACGGACACGGCGACGCGCTCGCCGGGCAGGTCTACTCCTTCCCGTCCCCGTCCCCGTCCCCGTCCCCGTCCCCGTCCCCGTCCCCGTCCCCGTCCCCGTCCCCGTCCCCGTTCCCGTCCGGTCCGGAGGCCGGGCCCACCGCGCCCGTCGCCCCCACCGCGCCCGTCGCCCCCACCACATCCGCCGCATCCGCCGCACCCCTCGATCCCGCCGGGCCGCGCGGTGTCGTCGTACGGGGTGCGGTCGCGCGGCTCCTCCAGGCGCAAGGGGCTCTTGTCCACACCCAAGGGGCATCCGTCGTCGACCGCGACCCCACCCCCACCCCGGACAACGCCCCGGACAGCTCCCCGGACCCCACCCCCACCCCGGACAGCTCCCCGGACCCCACCCCGGACAACGCCCCGGACGACGCCCCCACCCCCCTCTCCCTCGCCATCGCCCCCGCAGCCCGGCGCGACGACGACGCGTTCGCCCGGGTCGGGGTCGCCGACGTCGTGTGGCTGATGCTGGCCACGCCGCTCAAGGAGACGCCGAAGCTGCCCGCCGGGCCGCTCGCGCAGGACGAGTCGAACCCCTGCTTCCTGGTCCGGTACGCGCACTCCCGCGCCCGCGCGGCCGTACGCGACGCCGCCCGGCTCGGCTACACCCCCGACCGCGCCCCCGACCGCGTCCACGACGACCCCTCCCTCGACCCCGTCCACGACCGAGGCGCCCCCGCCCCCGCCCTCCTCGCCGCACTCGCCGAGTACCCCCTCGTGCTCGAAGCCGCGGCGCACCACCGGGCGCCCGAGCGGCTCGCGCGGCATCTCGTCACGGTCGCCGACGCGCTCGTGGACTGCTCGTACGACGTGCTGCCCAAGGGGGACGAGAAACCCTCGGCCGCCCACCGCTCCCGGCTCGCCCTCGTCGAGGCCGCCGGGACGGTGCTCGCCGGCGGCCTGTCCCTGCTCGGTATCGACGCACCCGACACCCTGTAA
- a CDS encoding S1 family peptidase — translation MIFSKSVRRFTAAGFASAIAAGLLATSAAPAGAATAPQVADAQSIIKSVTGNDRPEADSYIIGGSKTTIKSYPYMAQLFVQDAQGRGYFCGGSVVSSRKILTAAHCVNGRNYVTKGVVVTGATRVATSNNLYGGKVFRIKKQWQHPRYNSRTFDNDVAVLTLAAPTRAKTIKVTTASDKASYRPGTKATAVGWGRTSSTNQNISSYLRRATLPIQADSKCASPSVWGNRFVKGHMLCVGNKTTGSDRTTVAPCNGDSGGPLVVNGRVVAVTSWGVVNCVQKGLYPVYAKYSAYANIIAPQLRN, via the coding sequence GTGATCTTTTCCAAGTCCGTGCGTCGTTTCACCGCCGCAGGATTCGCGTCCGCGATAGCCGCCGGTCTGCTGGCCACCTCCGCCGCTCCGGCGGGTGCCGCCACCGCGCCCCAGGTCGCCGACGCGCAGAGCATCATCAAGAGCGTCACCGGCAACGACCGCCCTGAGGCGGACTCGTACATCATCGGTGGGTCCAAGACCACCATCAAGTCGTACCCGTACATGGCGCAGCTGTTCGTCCAGGACGCCCAGGGCCGCGGCTACTTCTGTGGCGGCTCGGTCGTGTCGTCCCGCAAGATCCTGACCGCCGCGCACTGCGTGAACGGCCGCAACTACGTCACGAAGGGTGTCGTCGTCACCGGCGCGACCCGCGTCGCGACCAGCAACAACCTGTACGGCGGCAAGGTCTTCCGCATCAAGAAGCAGTGGCAGCACCCGCGCTACAACTCGCGCACGTTCGACAACGACGTCGCGGTGCTGACGCTGGCGGCCCCCACCCGCGCCAAGACCATCAAGGTCACCACGGCGTCGGACAAGGCCTCGTACCGTCCGGGCACCAAGGCCACGGCCGTCGGCTGGGGCCGCACCAGCTCCACCAACCAGAACATCTCGAGCTACCTGCGCCGGGCGACCCTGCCCATCCAGGCGGACTCGAAGTGCGCCAGCCCGAGCGTGTGGGGCAACCGCTTCGTCAAGGGCCACATGCTGTGCGTCGGCAACAAGACGACCGGCAGTGACCGCACCACCGTCGCCCCCTGCAACGGCGACTCGGGCGGCCCGCTGGTCGTGAACGGCCGCGTTGTGGCCGTTACCTCCTGGGGTGTCGTGAATTGCGTCCAGAAGGGGCTGTACCCGGTGTACGCCAAGTACAGCGCGTACGCGAACATCATTGCGCCGCAGCTGCGCAACTAG
- the thrB gene encoding homoserine kinase, with product MAGPAFRAAAVRVRVPASSANLGPGFDALGLALGLYDDVVVRVADSGLNIDIAGEGADTLPRDESHLLVRSMRTAFDLLGGQPRGLEVVCANRIPHGRGLGSSSAAICAGIVAARAVTIGGEAKLDDAALLELATEIEGHPDNVAACLLGGFSLAWMDGGSARAIRMEPADSIVPVVFVPSKPVLTEAARSLLPRSVPHVDAAANAGRAALLVEALTRRPELLLPATEDRLHQEYRTPAMPESVALVNRLRADGVPAVISGAGPTVLALVDNGVADKVALLAGEGWAANRLAFDSAGASVLPLGG from the coding sequence ATGGCCGGTCCAGCGTTCCGCGCCGCCGCCGTACGGGTGCGCGTCCCCGCCTCCAGCGCCAACCTCGGCCCGGGTTTCGACGCCCTCGGCCTCGCCCTGGGGCTCTACGACGACGTCGTCGTCCGGGTGGCCGACTCCGGCCTGAACATCGACATCGCGGGCGAGGGCGCCGACACCCTGCCGCGCGACGAGAGCCACCTGCTGGTCCGCTCCATGCGCACGGCCTTCGACCTGCTCGGCGGGCAGCCGCGCGGCCTCGAGGTGGTCTGCGCCAACCGGATCCCGCACGGCCGCGGCCTCGGCTCCTCCTCCGCCGCGATCTGCGCCGGCATCGTCGCGGCCCGCGCCGTGACCATAGGCGGCGAGGCCAAGCTCGACGACGCCGCGCTGCTGGAGCTCGCGACCGAGATCGAGGGCCACCCCGACAACGTCGCCGCCTGCCTGCTCGGCGGCTTCAGCCTCGCCTGGATGGACGGCGGGTCCGCCCGGGCGATCAGGATGGAACCCGCCGATTCCATCGTTCCGGTGGTCTTCGTCCCCTCCAAGCCGGTCCTGACCGAAGCGGCGCGCAGCCTGCTCCCGCGCAGCGTCCCGCACGTCGACGCCGCCGCCAACGCCGGCCGTGCCGCCCTGCTTGTCGAGGCCCTGACCAGGCGCCCCGAGCTGCTGCTGCCGGCGACCGAGGACCGACTGCACCAGGAGTACCGCACCCCGGCCATGCCGGAGAGCGTGGCCCTGGTGAACCGGCTGCGTGCGGACGGCGTCCCCGCAGTCATCTCCGGCGCGGGCCCCACGGTCCTCGCGCTGGTCGACAACGGCGTGGCCGACAAGGTCGCGCTGCTCGCAGGCGAGGGGTGGGCCGCCAACAGGCTGGCCTTCGACTCCGCGGGTGCGAGCGTGCTGCCGCTCGGTGGCTGA
- a CDS encoding trypsin-like serine protease gives MQIRTRGDRLFGGRRLVAPVAVSVLALAGAGLTAGGAQAADSPARPTRAELRQSMSEAFQATLAENQTGPKRSPMIIGGGTTTIASAPWTAQLLWFDESGDGFLCGGTVVTPTKIVTAAHCVDGVNWSVGGHVITGATQLATVYDDGTVDAHGGTAHKVKRQWMHPAYNSVTIDNDVAVLTLSSKTAAKNLPLARSTDTGLYAAGSTATVYGWGRTSSDSSAISLTLKKADLPFVADTTCDDFWGSQLTKGHQVCAGKPATGSDSGTDTACNGDSGGPLVRNGRLVGVVSWGVVDCVQAGAYGVYAKATTYAGALRAEVYDANWNGDAAADLIARNTANTDLYPFTSKLTSLAKGSSIGDAASVNLFRQTDLNRDGVQDLVRRHTNGDVYWYNGATKAATKVFTGWQTRKQIVAPGDVTGDDLPDIVSVTSAGDLYVYPGNGSGGFGAAVKTGFGWQIYGVVRGAGDLTGDGKTDLIARDSAGALYLYAGTGATGSGAFGARVKIGSGWQIYNQITMTGDVNNDGRADLLARDSAGTMWLYKGNGKSSATFATRVNFGGGWNAYNLFG, from the coding sequence GTGCAGATACGCACCCGTGGTGACCGGCTGTTCGGCGGCCGGCGTCTCGTGGCTCCCGTGGCCGTGTCCGTACTGGCCCTCGCGGGCGCCGGTCTGACGGCCGGCGGCGCCCAGGCCGCCGACTCGCCGGCCCGGCCCACCAGGGCCGAACTCCGCCAGTCCATGAGCGAGGCCTTCCAGGCCACGCTCGCCGAGAACCAGACCGGCCCGAAGCGCTCGCCGATGATCATCGGCGGCGGTACGACCACCATCGCGAGCGCGCCCTGGACGGCGCAGCTCCTGTGGTTCGACGAATCCGGCGACGGCTTCCTCTGTGGCGGCACCGTGGTCACCCCCACGAAGATCGTCACCGCGGCGCACTGCGTCGACGGCGTCAACTGGTCCGTCGGCGGCCACGTCATCACCGGCGCCACCCAGCTGGCGACCGTCTACGACGACGGCACGGTGGACGCCCACGGCGGCACCGCCCACAAGGTCAAGCGCCAGTGGATGCACCCGGCGTACAACAGCGTGACCATCGACAACGACGTCGCCGTCCTGACGCTGTCGTCGAAGACCGCGGCGAAGAACCTGCCGCTGGCCCGGAGCACCGACACCGGCCTGTACGCCGCCGGCTCGACGGCGACCGTGTACGGATGGGGCCGGACCTCCTCCGACAGCAGCGCCATCTCGCTGACCCTGAAGAAGGCCGACCTCCCGTTCGTCGCGGACACCACCTGCGACGACTTCTGGGGCTCGCAGCTCACCAAGGGCCACCAGGTCTGCGCGGGCAAGCCCGCCACCGGCTCGGACTCCGGCACCGACACCGCGTGCAACGGCGACTCCGGCGGCCCGCTGGTCCGCAACGGGCGCCTCGTCGGCGTGGTCTCCTGGGGCGTCGTCGACTGTGTCCAGGCCGGCGCCTACGGCGTCTACGCCAAGGCCACCACGTACGCCGGCGCCCTGCGCGCCGAGGTGTACGACGCGAACTGGAACGGCGACGCCGCGGCCGACCTGATCGCGCGCAACACCGCGAACACCGACCTGTACCCCTTCACCTCGAAGCTGACCTCGCTCGCCAAGGGCAGCAGCATCGGTGACGCGGCGAGCGTCAACCTGTTCCGCCAGACCGACCTGAACCGTGACGGCGTCCAGGACCTCGTCCGCCGCCACACCAACGGCGACGTCTACTGGTACAACGGCGCCACCAAGGCCGCCACCAAGGTCTTCACCGGCTGGCAGACCCGCAAGCAGATCGTCGCGCCCGGCGACGTGACCGGCGACGACCTGCCCGACATCGTCTCCGTCACCTCCGCCGGCGACCTCTACGTGTACCCCGGCAACGGCAGCGGCGGCTTCGGTGCGGCCGTGAAGACCGGCTTCGGCTGGCAGATCTACGGCGTCGTCCGCGGCGCCGGCGACCTGACCGGCGACGGCAAGACCGACCTGATCGCCCGCGACTCGGCCGGCGCGCTGTACCTGTACGCGGGCACCGGCGCCACCGGCTCCGGCGCCTTCGGCGCGCGCGTCAAGATCGGCAGCGGCTGGCAGATCTACAACCAGATCACCATGACCGGTGACGTCAACAACGACGGCCGGGCCGACCTCCTCGCCCGCGACAGCGCCGGCACGATGTGGCTCTACAAGGGCAACGGCAAGTCGAGTGCGACCTTCGCCACACGCGTCAACTTCGGCGGCGGCTGGAACGCGTACAACCTCTTCGGCTAA
- a CDS encoding homoserine dehydrogenase — MMRTRPLKVALLGCGVVGSEVARIMTTHADDLTQRIGAPVELAGVAVRRPSKVREGIDPALVTTDATALVKRGDIDVVIEVIGGIEPARTLITTAFEHGASVVSANKALLAQDGAALHAAADQYGKDLYYEAAVAGAIPLIRPLRESLAGDKINRVMGIVNGTTNFILDKMDSTGAGYQEALDEATALGYAEADPTADVEGYDAAAKAAILAGIAFHTRVILDDVYREGMTEVSAADFASAKRMGCTIKLLAILERAADGESVTARVHPAMIPLSHPLASVREAYNAVFVEAEAAGRLMFYGPGAGGSPTASAVLGDLVAVCRNKLAEATGPGESAYTRLPVSPMGDVVTRYHMSLDVADKPGVLAQVATVFAEHGVSIDTVRQQGKDGEASLVVVTHRASDAALSGTVEALRKLDTVRGVASIMRVEGE; from the coding sequence ATGATGCGTACGCGTCCGCTGAAGGTGGCGCTGCTGGGCTGTGGAGTGGTCGGCTCAGAGGTGGCGCGCATCATGACGACGCACGCCGACGACCTCACGCAGAGGATCGGCGCGCCCGTGGAACTCGCGGGTGTGGCCGTGCGCCGCCCCTCCAAGGTGCGCGAGGGCATCGACCCCGCGCTCGTCACCACCGACGCGACCGCCCTGGTCAAACGCGGCGACATCGACGTGGTCATCGAGGTCATCGGCGGCATCGAGCCCGCCCGCACCCTGATCACCACGGCCTTCGAGCACGGCGCGTCCGTGGTCTCCGCCAACAAGGCACTGCTCGCCCAGGACGGCGCCGCCCTGCACGCCGCCGCCGACCAGTACGGCAAGGACCTCTACTACGAGGCCGCCGTCGCCGGCGCCATCCCGCTGATCCGCCCGCTGCGCGAGTCCCTCGCCGGCGACAAGATCAACCGGGTGATGGGCATCGTCAACGGCACCACGAACTTCATCCTCGACAAGATGGACTCGACCGGCGCCGGCTACCAGGAGGCGCTCGACGAGGCCACCGCCCTCGGGTACGCCGAAGCCGACCCGACCGCCGACGTCGAGGGCTACGACGCCGCCGCCAAGGCCGCGATCCTGGCCGGCATCGCCTTCCACACCCGCGTCATCCTCGACGACGTCTACCGTGAGGGCATGACCGAGGTCAGCGCCGCCGACTTCGCCTCCGCCAAGCGGATGGGCTGCACCATCAAGCTGCTCGCCATCCTGGAGCGCGCCGCGGACGGCGAGTCGGTCACCGCGCGCGTCCACCCGGCGATGATTCCGCTCAGCCACCCCCTGGCCTCCGTGCGCGAGGCCTACAACGCCGTCTTCGTCGAGGCGGAGGCGGCCGGGCGGCTGATGTTCTACGGGCCGGGGGCCGGCGGCTCGCCGACCGCCTCGGCCGTACTCGGCGACCTCGTCGCCGTGTGCCGCAACAAGCTCGCCGAGGCAACGGGGCCGGGCGAGTCGGCATACACCCGGCTGCCGGTCAGCCCCATGGGCGATGTCGTCACCCGCTACCACATGAGCCTCGACGTGGCCGACAAGCCGGGCGTGCTCGCCCAGGTCGCGACGGTCTTCGCCGAGCACGGGGTGTCCATCGACACGGTCCGGCAGCAGGGTAAGGACGGTGAGGCCTCCCTCGTCGTCGTCACCCACCGTGCATCCGACGCGGCCCTCTCGGGGACCGTCGAGGCGCTGCGCAAGCTCGACACCGTGCGCGGTGTCGCCAGCATCATGCGTGTTGAAGGGGAGTAA